Sequence from the Symbiopectobacterium purcellii genome:
TGACGCCTTTCCTGAAAGCAAAGGGTGCGGTTTCAGCTTCGGCGACGGTTGCCACGGCAGCGACAGCAAATTCAACCTGTTTAACAGCAAACGCATTGATGCCATTGATGTCACCAGCAAAACGCGTGACATGAACAGCAAAGTGATGCAGAAGGATTGATGATGATGACGTTACGCATTATTGCCCGCCTGCTCGATTATCCCGATGGGGAACTGTGGGCGCATCATCAGGAACTGATTGAGGTGCTGGCACAAGATGACATGCTGTCATCGCCACTGCGTGAGCCATTAGCGCGGTTTATCCGGCAACAGTGTGCACAGGATCTGCTGGATAAGCAGGCCCAATACTGCGCGCTGTTCGACCGGGGCCGCGCGACGTCGCTGCTGTTGTTCGAACATGTGCACGGTGAATCGCGCGATCGCGGCCAGGCGATGGTGGACCTGATGCAGCATTACCACGCGGCGGGTCTTGAGCTGGATTGTCGCGAACTGCCGGATTTTCTGCCGCTCTATCTCGAATACCTCTCGCGATTGGCATCAGCAGAAAGTCGTGCGGGACTATTGGATATCGCGCC
This genomic interval carries:
- the narJ gene encoding nitrate reductase molybdenum cofactor assembly chaperone gives rise to the protein MMTLRIIARLLDYPDGELWAHHQELIEVLAQDDMLSSPLREPLARFIRQQCAQDLLDKQAQYCALFDRGRATSLLLFEHVHGESRDRGQAMVDLMQHYHAAGLELDCRELPDFLPLYLEYLSRLASAESRAGLLDIAPILALLGARLQRRNSDYALLFDVLLTLSGSALKSDDVTHKVADEARDDTPQALDAVWEEEQVKFFADKGCDSAQQTAHQRRFAGAVVPQYLDLDAQPAGGKNHALR